In Deinococcus maricopensis DSM 21211, one genomic interval encodes:
- the sucC gene encoding ADP-forming succinate--CoA ligase subunit beta, translating to MKLHEYQGKELLRRFGVNVQEGKVAHTPEEVRAIAEEYGQPVVVKAQVHVGGRGKAGGVKFSPTADKAVENAQKILGMDIKGLTVNKVLVTKAVDIDAGVEYYVGMIVDRNVQSFTLMACAEGGMEIEELAAERPEAIIRHRVDPVAGLRPFEAREIALKAGFKGNLNKIADMMVKMSKAALELDATLVEINPLFVDADGTPLALDTKFDMDDNAVYRHKDIAAWRELEAEHPLEVEASEYGFAYVKLDGNVGVLGNGAGIVMTSLDVVNRAGAKPANFLDIGGGARADIVYNAVKLVSKDSDVKSIFVNIFGGITRADEVAKGIIQALQEGILTKPVRMRVAGTAEEEAKALLADVNSPLIQMYPDMFQAAEAAAQEANK from the coding sequence GTGAAACTCCACGAGTACCAAGGCAAAGAACTGCTCCGCCGTTTCGGCGTGAACGTTCAGGAAGGCAAGGTCGCGCACACCCCCGAGGAAGTGCGCGCCATTGCTGAGGAATACGGCCAGCCGGTCGTCGTCAAGGCGCAGGTGCACGTCGGTGGCCGCGGCAAGGCCGGCGGCGTCAAATTCAGCCCCACCGCCGACAAGGCCGTCGAGAACGCCCAGAAGATCCTTGGCATGGACATCAAGGGCCTCACGGTCAACAAGGTCCTCGTCACCAAGGCCGTCGACATCGACGCCGGCGTCGAGTACTACGTCGGCATGATCGTGGACCGCAACGTCCAGTCCTTCACGCTGATGGCCTGCGCCGAAGGCGGTATGGAAATCGAGGAGCTCGCCGCCGAGCGCCCCGAAGCGATCATCCGTCACCGCGTGGACCCCGTCGCGGGCCTGCGCCCCTTCGAAGCGCGCGAAATCGCCCTCAAGGCCGGCTTCAAAGGCAACCTGAACAAGATCGCCGACATGATGGTCAAGATGAGCAAGGCCGCGCTCGAACTCGACGCGACCCTCGTGGAGATCAACCCGCTGTTCGTGGACGCCGACGGCACCCCCCTCGCACTCGACACGAAGTTCGACATGGACGACAACGCCGTGTACCGCCACAAGGACATCGCCGCGTGGCGCGAACTCGAAGCGGAACACCCGCTCGAAGTGGAAGCCAGCGAGTACGGCTTCGCGTACGTGAAGCTCGACGGGAACGTCGGCGTGCTCGGCAACGGCGCCGGCATCGTGATGACCAGCCTCGACGTCGTGAACCGCGCCGGCGCCAAGCCCGCGAACTTCCTCGACATCGGCGGCGGCGCCCGCGCCGACATCGTCTACAACGCCGTGAAGCTCGTCAGCAAGGACAGCGACGTGAAGAGCATCTTCGTGAACATCTTCGGCGGCATCACCCGCGCCGACGAAGTCGCGAAGGGCATCATCCAGGCGCTCCAGGAAGGCATCCTCACCAAGCCCGTGCGCATGCGCGTGGCCGGCACTGCCGAAGAGGAAGCCAAGGCGCTGCTCGCGGACGTGAACAGCCCCCTGATCCAGATGTACCCGGATATGTTCCAGGCCGCGGAGGCCGCCGCCCAGGAGGCCAACAAATGA
- a CDS encoding ABC-F family ATP-binding cassette domain-containing protein produces the protein MTTLLTADHLSLTRADRLILDDVSLTVTAGDRLALLGRNGAGKTTLLRTLAHEETPDDGTVWRAPDTRLAVLPQQPVYPPGVAVHALVDAAYPYGPLEAHVRALEQRLAHGDDVLAEYSAAQARLDFVGAYTWPARAARTLGILDLAAYHDREAATLSGGERTRLALALTLLQEADLLLLDEPTNHLDIRMREWLESWLATHRGAALFTSHDRTFLDRAAHRSLYLEGGVATAYPGGFTRARAQRQLEQRTRERAHRIQAREHARLEGSAERLDEWGRRSTALRGRLARMDVPDAPQAEKAIRMRLLAGQARARVVLWADHLHKSYGERAILRDASLKVRHGDRIALMGANGTGKTTLLRLLSGETYPDNDDAVLRVADGVHVATLDQTWHGLDPDAPLRRQFEDRFGPRANALLGRAGFTGAHWPLTPRQLSGGERARAGLALVSALRADLLLLDEPTNHLDVETLEALEAAVNAYGGAVIVVTHDRAFARNVATRLWVIEDARLIEREGWGKRTELDPARTLDGDPPPPPPPPTARQRVRTLESKLADIARALDTHPGPTGREEARLRARQHRLRQDLYTAYGDAYAAPQWDLRTREGALTIHATLFGAGAMFHAARDPDCPHLAWDGATLRWSTPPPAWYGAALLGGALRLLFERLGVTRATLGDGGPTLTRRAYFERSGYVRHP, from the coding sequence GTGACCACGCTGCTCACCGCCGACCACCTCAGCCTCACGCGCGCCGACCGCCTCATCCTCGACGACGTGAGCCTGACCGTGACGGCCGGTGACCGCCTCGCCCTGCTGGGCCGCAACGGCGCCGGCAAAACCACCCTGCTGCGCACCCTCGCCCACGAGGAAACCCCCGACGATGGCACCGTCTGGCGCGCGCCCGACACGCGCCTCGCCGTCCTGCCGCAACAGCCCGTCTACCCCCCGGGTGTGGCCGTCCACGCCCTCGTGGACGCCGCCTACCCGTACGGCCCGCTCGAAGCGCACGTCCGCGCCCTCGAACAGCGTCTCGCGCACGGCGACGACGTCCTCGCCGAATACAGCGCCGCCCAGGCCCGCCTCGACTTCGTCGGCGCGTACACCTGGCCGGCCCGCGCTGCCCGCACCCTCGGCATCCTCGACCTTGCCGCCTACCACGACCGCGAGGCCGCCACCCTCAGCGGCGGCGAACGCACCCGCCTCGCCCTCGCCCTCACCCTGCTGCAGGAAGCTGACCTGCTGCTGCTCGACGAACCCACCAACCACCTCGACATCCGCATGCGCGAATGGCTCGAAAGCTGGCTCGCCACGCACCGAGGCGCCGCCCTCTTCACCAGCCACGACCGCACCTTCCTTGACCGCGCCGCCCACCGCAGCCTGTACCTCGAAGGGGGCGTCGCCACCGCCTACCCCGGCGGCTTCACGCGCGCCCGCGCGCAGCGTCAGCTCGAACAGCGCACCCGCGAACGCGCGCACCGCATTCAGGCGCGCGAGCACGCCCGCCTCGAAGGCAGCGCCGAACGCCTCGACGAATGGGGCCGCCGCTCCACCGCCCTGCGCGGCCGCCTCGCCCGCATGGACGTCCCCGACGCCCCCCAGGCCGAAAAGGCCATCCGCATGCGCCTGCTTGCCGGGCAGGCGCGCGCCCGCGTCGTGCTGTGGGCCGACCACCTGCACAAGAGCTACGGCGAGCGCGCCATCCTGCGCGACGCCAGCCTGAAAGTCCGTCACGGCGACCGCATCGCCCTGATGGGCGCCAACGGCACCGGCAAAACCACCCTGCTGCGCCTGCTGAGCGGAGAAACCTACCCTGACAACGACGACGCCGTCCTGCGCGTCGCTGACGGCGTGCACGTCGCCACGCTCGACCAGACCTGGCACGGCCTCGACCCCGACGCGCCCCTGCGCCGACAGTTCGAGGACCGCTTCGGTCCGCGCGCGAACGCCCTGCTCGGCCGCGCGGGGTTCACGGGCGCCCACTGGCCCCTCACGCCCCGGCAGCTCAGCGGCGGCGAGCGCGCCCGCGCCGGCCTCGCGCTCGTCAGCGCCCTGCGCGCCGACCTGCTGCTGCTCGACGAACCCACCAACCACCTCGACGTCGAAACCCTCGAAGCGCTCGAAGCCGCCGTGAACGCCTACGGCGGCGCCGTCATCGTCGTCACGCACGACCGCGCGTTCGCGCGCAACGTCGCCACGCGGCTGTGGGTCATCGAGGACGCCCGCCTGATCGAACGCGAAGGCTGGGGGAAACGCACCGAACTCGACCCCGCCCGCACCCTCGATGGCGACCCGCCACCGCCGCCGCCGCCCCCCACCGCCCGCCAACGCGTCCGCACGCTCGAAAGCAAACTCGCCGACATCGCCCGCGCCCTCGACACGCACCCGGGCCCCACCGGCCGCGAGGAAGCCCGCCTGCGCGCCCGCCAGCACCGCCTGCGCCAGGACCTCTACACCGCCTATGGCGACGCGTACGCCGCGCCGCAATGGGACCTGCGCACCCGTGAGGGCGCCCTCACCATCCACGCCACCCTGTTCGGCGCGGGCGCCATGTTCCACGCCGCCCGCGACCCGGACTGCCCGCACCTCGCGTGGGACGGCGCCACCCTCCGCTGGAGTACCCCGCCGCCCGCGTGGTACGGCGCGGCGCTGCTCGGCGGCGCCCTCCGCCTGCTGTTCGAGCGGCTCGGCGTCACCCGCGCCACCCTCGGCGACGGTGGCCCCACCCTCACGCGCCGCGCGTACTTCGAGCGCAGCGGCTACGTCCGCCACCCCTGA